In Dermacentor silvarum isolate Dsil-2018 chromosome 2, BIME_Dsil_1.4, whole genome shotgun sequence, the following proteins share a genomic window:
- the LOC119439949 gene encoding uncharacterized protein LOC119439949, with protein sequence MAHAWPVCASQVFLSSFLMLCLPPAQTAINVSATLERLDYTEECYAFPGIIPDVCPAPQLAICREYSSTLTSVPEATFINWPHARHFSGQESNVGSMAHAWPVCASQVFLSSFLMLCLPPAQTAINVSATLERLDYTEECYAFPGIIPDVCPAPQLAICREYSSTLTSVPEATFINWPHARHFSGQESNVGSMAHAWPVCASQVCKRYSLYAKKSDNPYLLLLPCPQVFCEIACDCFSLMFLLLCSGDVETNPGPDTRSASLLSLEDLPDDPAEQMRVLFHLLKDLHTRSVQSAKSQAELSADIKSIKSSQKSIETKIGNIHERLDELEEETKSFDNMSEELNGVRHTLEGATTRHDSLEARLDDLEDRSRRDNLIFRGIPDSPESWEQSEARVKSALLCVADNLPDNAIVRAHRIGPFVPNKCRPIVVKFSNYKVKQKVLSARKKLKENGITMSEDFSPATRRIRSKLADFAKNQSETQPYQLRYKTLVMNKKHYVYTSETDSVTERQQSASSDNRRTNANATKGTPS encoded by the coding sequence ATGGCTCACGCTTGGCCCGTTTGCGCTTCGCAGGTTTTCCTGTCATCCTTCCTTATGCTGTGCCTGCCTCCTGCTCAGACGGCAATCAACGTTTCTGCAACTCTGGAACGCCTGGACTACACTGAAGAATGCTACGCTTTCCCGGGTATAATCCCGGATGTTTGCCCCGCACCGCAGCTCGCTATCTGCAGGGAATACTCATCGACACTGACATCAGTTCCTGAGGCTACCTTTATCAACTGGCCGCACGCTCGTCACTTCAGTGGGCAAGAGAGCAACGTAGGCAGCATGGCTCACGCTTGGCCCGTTTGCGCTTCGCAGGTTTTCCTGTCATCCTTCCTTATGCTGTGCCTGCCTCCTGCTCAGACGGCAATCAACGTTTCTGCAACTCTGGAACGCCTGGACTACACTGAAGAATGCTACGCTTTCCCGGGTATAATCCCGGATGTTTGCCCCGCACCGCAGCTCGCTATCTGCAGGGAATACTCATCGACACTGACATCAGTTCCTGAGGCTACCTTTATCAACTGGCCGCACGCTCGTCACTTCAGTGGGCAAGAGAGCAACGTAGGCAGCATGGCTCACGCTTGGCCCGTTTGCGCTTCGCAGGTGTGTAAACGATATTCTTTATATGCTAAAAAAAGCGACAACCCGTACTTGCTGTTGCTCCCTTGCCCACAAGTATTTTGTGAAATTGCCTGTGACTGTTTTTCGTTAATGTTTCTGCTACTATGCTCCGGTGATGTGGAAACAAATCCCGGGCCTGACACTCGTTCGGCATCATTGCTTTCCTTGGAAGACTTGCCCGATGATCCCGCAGAACAAATGCGGGTTCTTTTTCATTTACTGAAAGATCTGCATACTCGTTCTGTGCAATCAGCAAAAAGTCAGGCCGAGCTGTCCGCTGACATAAAATCTATTAAAAGCAGTCAGAAAAGTATCGAAACGAAGATTGGCAACATTCACGAGAGATTGGATGAACTCGAAGAAGAAACTAAATCGTTCGACAATATGTCTGAAGAACTTAATGGAGTACGCCATACACTGGAAGGCGCTACCACCCGGCATGACTCTTTGGAAGCTCGTCTAGACGACTTAGAAGATAGGTCGCGTCGCGACAACTTAATTTTCCGAGGTATACCTGACTCTCCTGAATCGTGGGAGCAGTCTGAAGCACGTGTCAAATCTGCCCTTCTTTGTGTTGCGGATAATttgcccgataacgctatcgttcGTGCGCATCGTATCGGACCTTTCGTCCCCAACAAGTGCCGCCCCATTGTTGTGAAGTTTTCAAACTATAAAGTTAAACAAAAAGTTCTGAGTGCACGTAAAAAGCTAAAGGAAAATGGCATCACTATGAGCGAAGATTTTTCACCCGCAACGCGTCGTATACGCTCGAAACTTGCTGATTTTGCCAAAAATCAATCGGAAACGCAGCCCTATCAGCTTAGGTATAAAACGCTTGTCATGAATAAAAAGCATTACGTGTACACTTCAGAAACAGACAGCGTCACTGAACGTCAGCAATCTGCGTCATCTGATAACCGCCGTACAAATGCCAACGCAACTAAAGGTACGCCAAGCTAG